The stretch of DNA GACGCCGACGACGGGCCGCTGTCGATCGAGAGCGAAGTCGAACACGAGTGGTGTGTGCGGAGCCTGCTCGGCCTCCTCAGGGAGACCGAGGACGAGTACGACGGGTTCGTCATCGGCTGCTTCGGCGACCCGGGGCTCGCGGCGGCGCGGGAGTTCGTCGACAAGCCCGTCGTCGGCCCGGCGTCGTCGACGTTTCACACCGCAGCACAGCTCTCCGATCTGTTCTCCTGTCTGACGATTCGCTCGACGCCGGCGTCGAAACGCCGGCAGATACTCGCCGACGGGCTCGGCGATCGGTTGGCGAGCGTGCGCGTCGTCGAACAGGGGGTGCTCGACGTGGATCACGAGTCAGAGGAGATCGTCCAGAAGATGGTGCGCGAGGCCGAGGCGGCAGTCGAGGCCGACGGCGCAGAGTCGGTCGTCCCCGGCTGCATGAGCCTCGCGTTCATGCAGGTCCACGATCGCGTCGCCGAGGCGCTCGGCGTGCCGTTCCTCGACCCCGTCCGCATCAGCCTCGGAACGGCCGCGATGTGGGCCGAGCAGGGACTGACACAAAGTCGGGTTACCTACCCCGCGTTCTCGGCGGAACGGGAAGCGAGCCTGTTCGAGTGAGGCCGGCACGGCCGCCGGGGCGCGGGGTGGCTACTCCCGGTGGAGGTGGCAGGCAGCGAAACGACTCCCCGTGTGGCTCGATTCGAGTTCGTACGCCGGCTCCGCCTGTGCGCAGATGCTTTCCTCGGCGAAGGACTCGGTGAGCAGGGCCGTCGCCCTCTCCCACTCCGTCGCGACGACGTGGTCGAGCGCCTCGTCGACGATGGCGCCGGGCTCGCCATCGACGGTCACCCCATCGAAGTACTCGGCCTCGACGGCTGCGCGGTCCTCGGGGTCGAATGCGCGACGTCTGACCGCGCGCATGAACTCTCGGACGGCCGCCCAGGCGTCGTCGTCGAGGTCGTAGGCATCCGGCGGGATGAGTTCGGGACAGCGCGTTCGGAACCGACAGCCCGACGGCGGATTGACGGGGTCGGGAACGTCGCCCTGCAGGATGGTCCGCGAGCCGGCCTGGCTGGGGTCGGGAACCGGGATCGCCGACAGCAGTGATCGCGTGTAGGGGTGTTTCGGGTCCTCGAACAGCTCCTCCTTCTCGGCCAGCTCCACGATCTGGCCGAGATACATCACCGCGACGCGGTCGGAGATGTGCCGGATCACCGAGAGGTCGTGGCTGATGAACAGGTAGGTGAGGTTGAACTCGTCCTGGAGCTCCCGCATCGTGTTGAGCACTTGGGCCTGAATCGAGGCGTCGAGCGCGCTCGTCGGCTCGTCACAGACGATGAAGTCCGGGTCGACCGAGAGCGCCCGTGCGAGGTTGATGCGCTGACGCTGCCCCCCAGAGAACTGGTGAGGGTAGCGGTTGTAGTGCTGGGGGTCGAGGCCGACGGCCTCCAGCAGCTCCCGGGCCCGCTCCTCCCGGCCCGCCCTGTCGTAGAGGTCGTGGGCCTTCATCGGCTCCTCCACGATCGGGCCGACTTTCATCCGTGGGTTGAGCGAGGACTGCGGGTCCTGGAAGATCATCTGCTGGTCCTTGCGGGTCCGCCGGAGCTGGCCCTTATCGAGGTCGGCGATGTTTCGACCCTTGAAGTAGATGGCGCCGTCGGTCGGCTTGAGCAGGCGGAGGATCGTCCGCCCGAGCGTGGACTTCCCGCAGCCGGACTCGCCGACGAGCCCCAGCGTCTCGCCGCGCTGGATCTCGAAAGAGACGTCGTCGACGGCACGGACGTGCTCGACGGTCCGTTTGAGCGGGAACCCCCCGCTGAAGTCGAGCTTCACGGTGTCGAACACGCCGCTGCCCGTCGAGAAGTGTTTCTCGAGGTTTTCGACGCGGAGGATCGGCTCCCCGTCGTCGGCCTCGCTCATCGGTCGCCCTCCGTCACCTGCAGGTCTTCGCCGAACTCGTCGTTTTCGGACTGTATCGGCGGGCTGTGCTCGTAGTCGACGTCGAAGGCGTCGTGTTTCACACACGCCGCGTTGTGTCGGGTGCCGGTGTGGCTCACGTTCCGGGGCTCGGGGTTGATCTCCCGACAGGCCTCACGCGCGTCGGGACATCGCGGGTGAAACCGACAGCCCGACGGGGGGTCGATCGCTTCGGGCATGACCCCCTTGATCGGGGTGAGCGACTCGACGGTCTTGTCGGGCCGCGGGACGGAGTTCAGCAGCGCCTCGGTGTAGGGATGTTTGGTGTCGTCGAACAGGTCGTGAACCTCCGCCTGTTCGGCCATCTGGCCGAGGTACATCACGTTCACGCGATCGCAGATGTCCGCGACGACGGCGAGGTCGTGCGTGACCCAGACGAAGCTCGTGCCGTACTCCTCCTGGAGGTCCGAGACCAGGTTCAGGATCTGCCCCTCGACGGTCACGTCGAGCGCCGTCGTCGGCTCGTCGGCCAGGATCAGCGACGGCCGGCACGCGATCGCCATCGCGATGAGCACCCGCTGGCGCATCCCGCCGGAGAACTCGTGTGGGTAGTCGTCGAACCGGTCCTCGGGTTTGGGGATGTCGACCTCCCGGAGCGTCTCGATGGCCACGTCGCGTGCGTCCTTCGGCGGGAGCTCCCGGTTGATTTCGATGAACTCCTGGAGCTGGCTGCCGATGGAGAAGACGGGGTTGAGGCTCTCCATGGGGTCCTGGAAGATGGTCGCGATCTCCCGGCCGCGGATGCGTTCGCGGAACTGTTCGTTCGTGAGCGTCTCCGGGCTCTGCCGCCGCTCGCCGTTTGGCCCCTCCTCGAAGCTCAGCAGCGTCTCGCCGCGGAACCGAATCTCGCCGCCCACGATCTCGCCGGGCGACTCGACCAGCCGGAGGATGCTGGAGATGGCGACGGATTTCCCGGCGCCGGACTCGCCGACGAGGCCGACGGTCTCCCCTTCGTGGACGTCGAAGGAGATGCCGTCGACGGCACGGACGGTCCCTTCGGCGGTTTCGAACTGTGTCTGGAGGTTTTCGACCGAGAGTAGTGGTGTGTCAGTTGTCATTGTGTTAGTCCTCCAGCCGCGGGTCCAGCGTGTCGCGGAGCCCGTCGCCGAGGATGTTGAACGCCATCACGGTGAGCAGGATGGCCAGCCCCGGCCAGACCGAGAACCACGGGGCCGGGAGCATGTAGTTACGCGCGATCGAGAGCATCTGCCCCCACGACGGCGTGGGGGGCTGGGCGCCGAAGCCGAGGAACGACAGTCCGGCCACGATCAGGATGTTGGTCCCCATCTGCAGGGTCGTCTGGACGACGACCGGCGCGAAGCTGTTCGGGATGACGTGGCGCAGCAGGATGTTCCGGTCCTTCACGCCCGCCGCCTGGGCGGCTTCGACGTACGTCTCCTCGCGGATGCTGAGCACTTCCGAGCGGATCAGCCGGGCGAAGATCGGGATCGAGATGATACTCACCCCGATCATCGCGTAGATGAGCTCCCGGCCGAACGCGGCCATGAACGCGATCACGAGCACCAAGAACGGGATGGAGTAGAGGATCTCCACAAACCGCATCAGCACGTCGTCGATCCAGCCGCCGTAGTAGCCCGAGACGGCGCCGACGGCGGTGCCGACGACTACGCCGATGGTGGTCGAGACCAGCGCGATCTGGATGGCGATACGGGAGCCGTACAGCAGTCGGACCGCGATGTCACGGCCGCGGGTGTCGGTGCCAAGCGGGTGGGCGAGCACGCCCTCGCCGAACTGGTTGCTGAGACCGACCGGCGGCAGGAGCGGCCGGGTGCCGGCGTTGTTCCGGAGCGGGTGGTAGAGGAACGTCTCCGCCAGCTGGTAGTCGAGGAACTCGGCGTCGACGAACGCGAACAGCGCCATCCCGGAGATGACCGCGATCAGTACGAGGCTGATCCGGGCGGTGGTGTCCCCGAGCAGCCGGGAGAGCATGTAGGAGGCGCCGACGCGGGACTCGTACTCCTCGCCGTCCCCCTCGGTTTCGGCCGCCATCACTCCTCACCCTCGTAGGTCACGCGGGGATCGAGGTACGCGTAGGTCAGGTCCGTGAGCAGCGTACCGATCACGAACATGACGCCGAAGAACAACGTCGTCCCCATGATGAGCGCGTAGTCCTGCGTGCGGACCGCCTGAATGATCAGTCGGCCCATCCCGTTGATATTGAACACTGTCTCGGTCAGCACGGCGCCGCCCAGCGCGGAGGTGAGCTGGAGCCCGATGATGGTCACCACCGGTAACTGCGCGTTGCGGAACGCGTGTTTCCGGGTGATCACCGACTCTTTCACGCCGAACGCGCGGGCCAAGCTGATGTAGTCCCGGCCGAGCACTTCGAGCATCGACGACCGCTCGATCCGGGAGACTGCCGCCATCTGGAGCGTGCCCAGCGCGATCGTGGGCATGATCAGGCTCCGGGCGGTCTCGACCAACACGTCGAGCCGTGAGGTGGCTCCTTCCACCTCCGATATCGGGGACAACGGCATCACCAACCCGTTCGAGGGGAGCACCTCCAAGTGGTAGCCGAACACGATGATCAGGAGCAGCCCGATCCAGAAGTTGGGGGTGCTGACGCCGATCAGCGACACGACGCGGGAGGCGTGGTCGACCGGCTGGTTCCGGCGGCGCGCCGAGACGATGCCCAGCGGGATCGCGACGCTGAGGGCGAACGTGAAACTCGACGCCAGCAGCAGGAGCGTCACCGGCAGCCGCTCCATGATCTTGGTCGTGACCGGGACGCCGTAGTGGATACTGCGCCCCAGATCGCCGCCTATCGCCGCGAGGATGTA from Halolamina sediminis encodes:
- a CDS encoding aspartate/glutamate racemase family protein, whose protein sequence is MTEIAYLVPGRGLDAAELDRREGIANELTDASVTVVDADDGPLSIESEVEHEWCVRSLLGLLRETEDEYDGFVIGCFGDPGLAAAREFVDKPVVGPASSTFHTAAQLSDLFSCLTIRSTPASKRRQILADGLGDRLASVRVVEQGVLDVDHESEEIVQKMVREAEAAVEADGAESVVPGCMSLAFMQVHDRVAEALGVPFLDPVRISLGTAAMWAEQGLTQSRVTYPAFSAEREASLFE
- a CDS encoding ABC transporter ATP-binding protein gives rise to the protein MSEADDGEPILRVENLEKHFSTGSGVFDTVKLDFSGGFPLKRTVEHVRAVDDVSFEIQRGETLGLVGESGCGKSTLGRTILRLLKPTDGAIYFKGRNIADLDKGQLRRTRKDQQMIFQDPQSSLNPRMKVGPIVEEPMKAHDLYDRAGREERARELLEAVGLDPQHYNRYPHQFSGGQRQRINLARALSVDPDFIVCDEPTSALDASIQAQVLNTMRELQDEFNLTYLFISHDLSVIRHISDRVAVMYLGQIVELAEKEELFEDPKHPYTRSLLSAIPVPDPSQAGSRTILQGDVPDPVNPPSGCRFRTRCPELIPPDAYDLDDDAWAAVREFMRAVRRRAFDPEDRAAVEAEYFDGVTVDGEPGAIVDEALDHVVATEWERATALLTESFAEESICAQAEPAYELESSHTGSRFAACHLHRE
- a CDS encoding ABC transporter ATP-binding protein, whose product is MTTDTPLLSVENLQTQFETAEGTVRAVDGISFDVHEGETVGLVGESGAGKSVAISSILRLVESPGEIVGGEIRFRGETLLSFEEGPNGERRQSPETLTNEQFRERIRGREIATIFQDPMESLNPVFSIGSQLQEFIEINRELPPKDARDVAIETLREVDIPKPEDRFDDYPHEFSGGMRQRVLIAMAIACRPSLILADEPTTALDVTVEGQILNLVSDLQEEYGTSFVWVTHDLAVVADICDRVNVMYLGQMAEQAEVHDLFDDTKHPYTEALLNSVPRPDKTVESLTPIKGVMPEAIDPPSGCRFHPRCPDAREACREINPEPRNVSHTGTRHNAACVKHDAFDVDYEHSPPIQSENDEFGEDLQVTEGDR
- a CDS encoding ABC transporter permease; its protein translation is MAAETEGDGEEYESRVGASYMLSRLLGDTTARISLVLIAVISGMALFAFVDAEFLDYQLAETFLYHPLRNNAGTRPLLPPVGLSNQFGEGVLAHPLGTDTRGRDIAVRLLYGSRIAIQIALVSTTIGVVVGTAVGAVSGYYGGWIDDVLMRFVEILYSIPFLVLVIAFMAAFGRELIYAMIGVSIISIPIFARLIRSEVLSIREETYVEAAQAAGVKDRNILLRHVIPNSFAPVVVQTTLQMGTNILIVAGLSFLGFGAQPPTPSWGQMLSIARNYMLPAPWFSVWPGLAILLTVMAFNILGDGLRDTLDPRLED
- a CDS encoding ABC transporter permease; this encodes MSHLRYTLKRLLQAIPVLIGISSITFFLINAMPGSPVEVMLGPTASEELIAAAEERYGFDQPIHVRYVKYILAAIGGDLGRSIHYGVPVTTKIMERLPVTLLLLASSFTFALSVAIPLGIVSARRRNQPVDHASRVVSLIGVSTPNFWIGLLLIIVFGYHLEVLPSNGLVMPLSPISEVEGATSRLDVLVETARSLIMPTIALGTLQMAAVSRIERSSMLEVLGRDYISLARAFGVKESVITRKHAFRNAQLPVVTIIGLQLTSALGGAVLTETVFNINGMGRLIIQAVRTQDYALIMGTTLFFGVMFVIGTLLTDLTYAYLDPRVTYEGEE